A section of the Neisseria dumasiana genome encodes:
- the lspA gene encoding signal peptidase II: protein MTTQKTSKMKYWLLIAAAIVLDQITKVAVLQNFEFAERLNVIPHIFDLTLVFNTGAAFSFLADAGGWQKYFFLGLAVVISFYLARGIVKDDFGKWGKLGAAMVIGGAVGNVIDRLIHGHVVDFLLVYWQNWYYPAFNVADSFICVGAALLILDGFKHKKAGDKEEKAAKAV from the coding sequence ATGACCACTCAGAAAACTTCTAAAATGAAATATTGGCTGCTGATTGCGGCCGCCATCGTGCTCGACCAAATAACCAAAGTTGCCGTGTTGCAAAATTTTGAGTTTGCCGAACGCCTGAACGTGATTCCGCATATTTTTGATTTAACGCTGGTATTCAACACCGGCGCGGCGTTCAGCTTTTTGGCGGACGCAGGCGGCTGGCAGAAATACTTTTTCTTGGGGCTGGCCGTGGTCATCAGCTTCTACCTTGCCCGCGGGATTGTGAAAGACGATTTCGGCAAATGGGGCAAGCTCGGGGCGGCTATGGTGATCGGCGGCGCCGTCGGCAACGTTATCGACCGCCTGATTCACGGCCATGTGGTTGATTTTCTGTTGGTTTACTGGCAAAACTGGTATTATCCCGCGTTCAATGTGGCCGACAGCTTTATCTGCGTGGGCGCCGCATTGCTGATACTCGACGGCTTCAAACACAAAAAAGCCGGCGATAAAGAAGAAAAAGCCGCTAAGGCCGTCTGA
- the ispH gene encoding 4-hydroxy-3-methylbut-2-enyl diphosphate reductase has protein sequence MTKKTIILANPRGFCAGVDRAISIVERALEEFGAPIYVRHEVVHNKFVVDNLREKGAVFIEDLADVPEGATLIYSAHGVSKAVQDEAVERGFQVFDATCPLVTKVHKEVARLDSQGYQIIMIGHAGHPEVEGTMGQLPEGSMLLVETVDDVAKLEVRDAEKLAHVSQTTLSVDETRDIIEALQARFPHIRSPHKEDICYATTNRQEAVKDLAAECDIVIVVGSPNSSNSNRLREVAALRGVDAYMVDNAGYLQREWFEGKNKVGVTAGASAPEVLVQEVIAAIQSWGHDTVREGEGVEESIVFVLPKALRKE, from the coding sequence ATGACGAAAAAAACCATTATTTTGGCCAACCCCCGCGGCTTTTGTGCGGGCGTTGACCGTGCCATCAGCATTGTAGAGCGCGCGCTGGAAGAGTTCGGCGCGCCGATTTATGTGCGCCATGAAGTCGTGCACAACAAATTCGTGGTGGACAATCTGCGCGAAAAAGGCGCGGTGTTCATCGAAGACCTTGCCGACGTGCCGGAAGGCGCAACGCTGATTTATTCCGCCCACGGCGTATCGAAAGCCGTGCAGGATGAAGCGGTTGAGCGCGGTTTTCAGGTGTTTGACGCCACCTGCCCGCTGGTTACGAAAGTGCATAAAGAAGTGGCACGTTTGGATAGCCAAGGCTATCAAATCATCATGATCGGCCATGCCGGCCACCCCGAAGTGGAAGGTACGATGGGGCAGCTGCCCGAAGGCAGTATGCTGCTGGTAGAAACGGTGGACGACGTTGCCAAGCTCGAAGTGCGCGATGCCGAAAAGCTCGCCCATGTGAGCCAAACCACTCTATCGGTGGACGAAACCCGCGACATCATCGAAGCGCTGCAAGCGCGTTTTCCGCACATCCGCAGCCCGCACAAAGAAGACATCTGCTACGCCACCACCAACCGCCAAGAAGCTGTAAAGGATTTGGCGGCAGAATGCGATATCGTAATCGTGGTCGGCTCGCCCAACTCGTCCAACAGCAACCGCTTGCGCGAAGTAGCCGCCCTGCGCGGCGTCGATGCCTATATGGTGGACAACGCAGGCTACTTGCAGCGCGAATGGTTTGAAGGCAAAAACAAAGTAGGCGTAACCGCCGGAGCTTCCGCACCCGAAGTATTGGTGCAGGAAGTGATTGCCGCCATTCAAAGCTGGGGGCACGACACCGTGCGCGAAGGCGAAGGCGTGGAAGAAAGCATTGTGTTTGTTTTGCCCAAGGCTTTGAGAAAAGAGTAA
- a CDS encoding hemerythrin domain-containing protein, translated as MNLFDTRSVTFAEPIEMLYACHGKVRRFCSQLDVLPEYMAQHGRNDTVLQAVKQISQYFNVAAPLHHEDEESDFFPLLLQYCPQAQENINELLRQHESLHQKWAAVEQEFACLQADCAYRVDEVVLQRFCAAYEAHLALEEPLFEMGRQIPQQALSEIGRKMAARRKA; from the coding sequence ATGAACCTTTTCGATACGCGCAGCGTAACATTTGCCGAACCGATCGAGATGCTGTATGCCTGCCACGGCAAAGTGCGGCGTTTTTGCAGCCAGCTCGACGTTTTGCCCGAATACATGGCGCAGCACGGACGCAACGATACCGTGTTGCAGGCGGTGAAACAGATCAGCCAATATTTCAATGTGGCCGCGCCGCTGCATCATGAAGATGAAGAAAGCGATTTTTTCCCGCTGTTGCTGCAATATTGCCCGCAGGCGCAGGAAAATATTAACGAATTGTTACGCCAGCACGAAAGCCTGCATCAAAAATGGGCGGCGGTAGAGCAAGAATTTGCCTGTTTGCAGGCCGACTGCGCCTATCGCGTGGACGAAGTGGTGCTTCAGCGTTTTTGTGCCGCCTACGAAGCCCATTTGGCTTTGGAAGAACCGTTGTTTGAAATGGGCAGGCAGATTCCGCAGCAGGCATTGTCAGAGATAGGGCGGAAGATGGCGGCAAGGCGCAAGGCTTGA